In the genome of Mycteria americana isolate JAX WOST 10 ecotype Jacksonville Zoo and Gardens chromosome 7, USCA_MyAme_1.0, whole genome shotgun sequence, one region contains:
- the IRS1 gene encoding insulin receptor substrate 1, with protein sequence MASPTDNNEGFFSDVRKVGYLRKPKSMHKRFFVLRAASESGPARLEYYENEKKWRHKSGAPKRSIPLESCFNINKRADSKNKHLVALYTKDEHFAIAADSEPEQESWYQALLQLHNRAKGHHHLHHHHHHHHSDVTFGGSNAGLGEAGEDSYGEVAPGPAFKEVWQVILKPKGLGQTKNLIGIYRLCLTNKTISFVKLNSDAAAVVLQLLNIRRCGHSENFFFIEVGRSAVTGPGEFWMQVDDSVVAQNMHETILEAMRAMSEEFRPRSKSQSSSNCSNPISVPLRSRHHVNNPPPSQVGLSRRSRTESVTATSPAGGGGGGTGGKPSSFRVRASSDGEGTMSRPASVDGSPVSPSANRTHSHRHRGSSRLHPPLNHSRSIPMPSSRCSPSATSPVSLSSSSTSGHGSTSDCLFPRRSSASVSGSPSDGGFISSDEYGSSPCDFRSSFRSVTPDSLGHTPPARGDEELNYICMGGKATSSCCSLAAPNGHFIPRTCHPQQQPRYPTTPCCPRGGSEEVADLEKSFRKRTHSAGTSPTISHQKTPSQSSVASIEEYTEMLPSYPCGGSRLPSYRHSAFVPTHSYPEECLEMHHLDSSHHRTNSAPHTDDGYMPMSPGVAPVPSGGGPPKGGDYMPMSPKSVSAPQQIINPGRGGRHPPATVDSNGYMMMSPSGSYSPDSGSAGYGKIWTNGAGHHPKLSVESNEGKLPCSGSDYINMSPASGSTTSTPPDCYFGGAGQPGVEEAATAAHHKPIYSYFSLPRSFKHVHRRGGSGPAVAGEEGSPQPRIALGSGRLLYTAEDSSSSTSSDSLGGGGGGGGTEGGPLPQARPPRKVDTAVQTKGRLARPTRLSLGGPKASTLPRAREQPPLLLPPEPKSPGEYVNIEFIAGEKPAFPSAAVGLGLPPPPGNAGAEEYMNMELGPPRAPCPAGFAAARAAPAARPGRGAAPGGRDYVTMQLGGAAAAGGSCSDCADSPSPCSPALLLSYADVRAGRSAAEKPPPAATTTASPELPRPPAELSAAPPRSSSLLGGPGAGSAFTRVSLSPGRNQSAKVIRADPQGGRRRHSSETFSSTPSAARGAAGGGGLGAPFPCGGAGGAEEVKRHSSASFENVWLRPAAGEAAGAPAARREPGAAPALENGLNYIDLDLVKDFSHRRHHHLHPPAEGAALPGGKQPPPPKPPGQPRGSGHCSDDLSAYASISFQKREEM encoded by the coding sequence ATGGCTAGCCCCACAGATAATAACGAGGGCTTCTTCTCAGATGTCAGAAAGGTGGGTTACTTGCGCAAACCCAAGAGCATGCATAAACGCTTTTTCGTGCTGAGGGCAGCCAGCGAGTCTGGACCCGCCCGGCTGGAGTATTACGAGAATGAGAAGAAATGGAGACACAAGTCAGGGGCCCCCAAGCGCTCCATcccactggaaagctgcttcAACATCAACAAACGGGCTGACTCCAAGAACAAGCACCTGGTGGCCCTCTACACCAAGGACGAGCACTTTGCCATTGCAGCTGACAGCGAGCCTGAACAGGAGAGCTGGTACCAAGCGCTGCTGCAGTTGCACAACAGGGCCAagggccaccaccacctccatcaccatcatcaccaccaccacagcgACGTCACCTTTGGAGGCAGCAACGCGGGACTGGGGGAAGCAGGTGAGGACAGCTATGGTGAGGTAGCCCCTGGCCCGGCTTTTAAGGAAGTTTGGCAAGTAATTCTGAAGCCTAAGGGCCTAGGCCAGACAAAGAACCTGATTGGCATCTACCGCCTGTGCCTGACTAACAAGACCATCAGCTTTGTGAAGCTGAATTCAGATGCGGCTGCTgtggtgctgcagctgctcaATATCCGCCGCTGTGGTCACTCCGAGAACTTCTTCTTCATTGAGGTGGGGCGCTCGGCTGTCACTGGGCCCGGTGAGTTCTGGATGCAAGTGGATGACTCAGTGGTGGCACAGAACATGCATGAAACCATCCTGGAGGCCATGCGAGCCATGAGCGAGGAATTCCGGCCCCGCAGCAAGAGCCAGTCCTCCTCAAACTGTTCCAACCCCATCTCTGTGCCCCTTCGCAGCAGGCACCATGTCAACAACCCTCCACCCAGCCAAGTGGGGCTCAGTCGCCGGTCCAGAACTGAGAGCGTCACGGCCACCTCTCCTGCTGGTGGTGGGGGTGGAGGTACGGGTGGCAAACCCAGCTCTTTCCGGGTTCGAGCGTCGAGTGACGGGGAAGGCACGATGTCGAGGCCTGCCTCAGTGGATGGTAGCCCAGTTAGTCCCAGTGCCAACCGGACCCATTCGCATAGACACCGTGGCAGCTCCAGGCTCCATCCTCCACTCAACCATAGCCGCTCCATCCCAATGCCTTCCTCGCGCTGCTCTCCTTCAGCCACCAGTCCAGTCAGCCTGTCATCCAGCAGCACTAGTGGCCACGGCTCCACCTCGGACTGCCTGTTCCCACGAAGGTCTAGTGCTTCGGTTTCCGGCTCCCCTAGCGATGGCggatttatttcttctgatgAGTATGGTTCCAGCCCATGTGACTTTCGCAGCTCTTTTCGCAGTGTGACTCCAGACTCATTGGGACACACCCCACCAGCTCGGGGTGATGAAGAGCTCAACTACATCTGCATGGGGGGGAAGGCCACTTCCTcttgctgcagcctggcagcccccaaTGGCCACTTCATCCCACGCACCTGCcacccgcagcagcagccccgctACCCTACTACGCCGTGCTGTCCTCGAGGTGGTAGTGAGGAGGTTGCCGACTTGGAGAAGTCATTCAGGAAGCGGACTCACTCTGCAGGCACTTCACCAACCATCTCCCACCAGAAGACACCCTCACAGTCTTCGGTGGCCTCCATTGAGGAGTACACGGAGATGCTGCCTTCTTACCCCTGTGGTGGCAGCCGGCTGCCCTCCTACCGGCACTCAGCCTTTGTGCCCACTCACTCCTACCCAGAGGAGTGTCTGGAGATGCACCACCTGGACAGCAGCCATCATCGGACCAACTCCGCCCCGCACACAGACGATGGCTACATGCCTATGTCACCTGGTGTAGCCCCTGTGCCCAGCGGCGGGGGGCCCCCCAAGGGTGGTGACTACATGCCCATGAGTCCTAAGAGTGTGTCGGCCCCACAGCAGATCATCAACCCTGGCAGGGGGGGCCGCCACCCTCCAGCCACAGTGGACTCCAATGGCTACATGATGATGTCCCCCAGCGGCAGCTACTCCCCCGACAGCGGCTCTGCGGGCTATGGCAAGATCTGGACAAATGGCGCTGGCCACCACCCGAAACTCTCGGTGGAGAGCAACGAAGGGAAGCTCCCCTGCAGTGGCAGCGACTACATCAACATGTCCCCAGCCAGTGgctccaccaccagcaccccgcctGACTGCTACTTTgggggcgcggggcagccggGCGTTGAGGAGGCCGCCACCGCGGCCCACCACAAACCCATCTACTCCTACTTCTCGCTGCCACGCTCCTTCAAGCACGTGCAccgccggggcggcagcgggccGGCGGTGGCAGGTGAggagggcagcccccagccccgcatcGCTCTCGGCTCCGGCCGCCTCCTCTACACCGCCGaggactcctcctcctccaccagcaGCGACAGCctgggcggcggcggtggtggcggTGGCACCGAGGGCGGCCCCCTGCCACAAGCGCGGCCTCCGCGCAAGGTGGACACGGCCGTGCAGACCAAGGGCCGCCTGGCACGACCCACGCGCCTGTCGCTGGGCGGCCCCAAGGCCAGCACCCTACCGCGGGCCCGGGAGCAGCCgccgctcctcctgcccccggAGCCCAAGAGCCCCGGCGAGTACGTCAACATAGAGTTCATCGCCGGCGAGAAGCCGGCCTTCCCCTcggcagccgtggggctgggcttgccgccgccgccgggcaaCGCGGGCGCCGAGGAGTATATGAACATGGAGCTGGGACCGCCGCgggccccctgccccgccggcttCGCCGCCGcgcgggcggcccccgcggcccggcccggccgaggcGCGGCCCCCGGCGGCCGGGACTACGTGACGATGCAGCtggggggcgccgccgccgccgggggctcCTGCTCGGACTGCGCCGACAGCCCTTCCCCCTGCTCGCCCGCCCTCCTGCTCAGCTACGCCGACGTGCGGGCGGGCCGCTCCGCCGCCGAGAAGCCCCCGCCGGCAGCGACGACGACGGCTTCCCCGGAgctgccgcggccgccggccgaGCTGTCGGCGGCGCCGCCGCgctcctcctccctgctcgggggccccggcgcgggcagcgccTTCACCCGCGTCAGCCTTAGCCCCGGCCGCAACCAGAGCGCCAAGGTGATCCGCGCCGACCCgcagggcggccggcggcggcacAGCTCCGAGACCTTCTCGTCCACGCCGAGTGCCGCCcgcggagcggcgggcggcggcgggctcggGGCGCCTTTCCCctgcggcggcgcggggggcgccgAGGAGGTCAAGCGCCACAGCTCGGCCTCCTTCGAGAACGTCTGGCTGCGGCccgccgcgggggaggcggccggcgcccccgccgcccgccgggagCCGGGGGCCGCGCCCGCCCTGGAGAACGGGCTCAACTACATCGACCTGGACTTGGTGAAGGACTTCAGtcaccgccgccaccaccacctccacccccccgccGAGGGCGCCGCTCTGCCCGGGGGgaagcagccgccgccgccgaagCCCCCGGGCCAGCCTCGCGGGAGCGGCCACTGCAGCGACGACTTAAGCGCGTACGCCAGCATCAGCTTCCAGAAGCGGGAGGAGATGTAG